A window of the Vibrio pomeroyi genome harbors these coding sequences:
- the cmoA gene encoding carboxy-S-adenosyl-L-methionine synthase CmoA — MSNTDNIFSAPIDKIGDFTFDARVAEVFPDMIQRSVPGYSNIISAIGMLAERFVKPHSNIYDLGCSLGAATLSMRRHIQQEGCTIFAIDNSEAMVERCKLHVNAYRSDTPVEVIEADIREVEIKDASVVVLNFTLQFLSPDDRYALLEKIHAGLRPGGILILSEKYVFEDESSNELLIDLHHDFKRANGYSELEVSQKRSAIENVMRPDSIPVHRERFDKIGFSSSEVWFQCFNFGSMFAIK; from the coding sequence ATGAGCAACACAGACAACATCTTTTCCGCTCCTATTGATAAAATTGGAGACTTCACCTTTGATGCAAGGGTTGCTGAAGTATTTCCGGATATGATTCAACGCTCGGTGCCTGGCTATAGCAACATCATCTCTGCAATCGGCATGCTGGCAGAGCGCTTCGTCAAGCCGCATTCAAATATTTACGACCTTGGTTGTTCTCTTGGTGCCGCAACGCTTTCCATGCGTCGTCACATCCAACAAGAAGGCTGCACAATTTTCGCGATCGACAATTCAGAAGCGATGGTTGAGCGCTGCAAATTGCACGTTAACGCTTACCGCAGCGACACGCCGGTAGAAGTGATCGAAGCTGATATTCGTGAAGTAGAAATCAAAGACGCTTCCGTTGTGGTTCTTAACTTTACGCTGCAATTCTTGTCTCCAGACGACCGATATGCTTTGCTTGAAAAAATTCACGCAGGCTTACGCCCAGGCGGCATCTTAATCCTGTCAGAAAAATACGTATTCGAAGACGAAAGCTCAAATGAACTGCTTATCGACCTGCACCATGATTTCAAACGTGCGAACGGATACAGCGAGCTAGAAGTGAGCCAAAAGCGCAGCGCGATTGAAAACGTGATGCGCCCTGACTCTATCCCTGTACACAGAGAGCGCTTTGATAAGATTGGCTTCTCTAGCAGCGAAGTGTGGTTCCAGTGTTTCAACTTTGGTTCGATGTTCGCCATTAAATAG
- a CDS encoding methyl-accepting chemotaxis protein gives MNPIKLWRTLFLPKSNGWNNNEVRQADILLLFTFIAFFVGVYSLIKWTKHEEQLLIATSVFLIVFELISALLLRVTSKPSLALNFGFVGMAVHALNIIYQSGGVVASTQAYWVPLLVVAFFLSGTRIVALVWSGLVIGVSLVMTSAHLNGFEFPQLVLTPEAVVVETWSGVIMPLVVICIAQAFTAKQKEVAIEMAEQAISESQQVANQATQSEGRLSVVLDQANSNSESLQGVSVHLDQQSRDLHSQVEVLNINCESQASAAEEMSQQLHQMTQGIEESNSFVGELKERSEAVGEKAQKSSESLEASTSAITQIIQSNQEIMKVADLITSVAEQTNLLALNAAIEAARAGEQGRGFAVVADQVRELSAKSSHSAIEIRTLLDRSKDEVEHGRAIIETTANEMNGIISEVQTISTDVNQLTNIMAMQMDSLKELDLASSEVAQSVAETKSVSGLVANYGSELTGHVTSVKELVESLNNVVSQAKQA, from the coding sequence ATGAACCCTATCAAGCTGTGGCGCACGTTGTTTCTACCCAAAAGTAATGGGTGGAATAACAACGAAGTCAGACAAGCCGATATCTTATTACTCTTTACCTTTATCGCCTTCTTTGTGGGTGTCTACAGCTTAATTAAATGGACAAAGCACGAAGAGCAACTTCTTATCGCCACATCTGTATTCCTTATCGTGTTTGAACTGATCTCCGCACTGCTCTTGCGTGTTACCAGTAAACCCAGCCTCGCACTCAATTTTGGGTTTGTGGGGATGGCGGTACACGCGTTGAACATCATCTACCAAAGTGGAGGTGTGGTGGCATCGACTCAGGCTTATTGGGTGCCTTTGTTAGTGGTCGCTTTTTTCTTGTCAGGAACACGCATTGTCGCCTTGGTATGGAGTGGGTTAGTGATTGGCGTTTCATTGGTGATGACGTCGGCTCACCTTAACGGCTTTGAATTTCCGCAGCTAGTACTTACTCCGGAAGCTGTGGTGGTTGAAACCTGGTCTGGTGTAATTATGCCGCTGGTGGTGATTTGCATTGCTCAAGCTTTTACCGCGAAACAAAAAGAAGTAGCAATCGAAATGGCGGAACAAGCGATTTCGGAAAGCCAACAGGTTGCCAATCAAGCGACTCAAAGTGAAGGGCGACTCTCGGTGGTGCTCGACCAAGCGAATTCGAATTCTGAAAGCTTACAGGGTGTGTCTGTGCATCTAGACCAACAATCGCGAGACTTACACTCTCAAGTTGAAGTACTGAACATCAACTGTGAATCTCAAGCGAGTGCGGCCGAGGAGATGAGCCAACAATTGCACCAAATGACTCAAGGTATCGAAGAGTCCAACTCATTTGTCGGTGAACTGAAAGAGCGCAGTGAAGCGGTCGGCGAGAAAGCGCAAAAGAGCTCTGAGTCATTAGAAGCTTCAACCAGTGCTATCACTCAGATCATTCAAAGTAATCAAGAGATCATGAAAGTCGCCGATTTGATTACTTCAGTAGCGGAGCAAACTAACTTGTTGGCATTAAATGCGGCGATAGAAGCGGCTCGCGCAGGTGAGCAGGGAAGAGGATTTGCAGTCGTCGCCGACCAAGTGAGAGAGCTATCGGCGAAAAGCAGTCATTCCGCGATAGAGATTCGAACCCTGTTAGACCGCAGTAAAGACGAAGTGGAGCATGGCCGAGCGATAATCGAAACCACGGCGAATGAAATGAACGGCATCATCTCAGAGGTTCAAACTATCTCGACTGATGTGAATCAGCTCACCAACATTATGGCAATGCAGATGGATTCCTTGAAAGAGCTCGATCTCGCGAGTTCAGAAGTGGCGCAAAGTGTCGCGGAAACTAAATCTGTCTCAGGCTTAGTGGCAAATTATGGTTCTGAACTCACAGGGCATGTTACCTCTGTCAAAGAGCTGGTCGAAAGCTTAAATAACGTGGTTTCGCAAGCCAAACAAGCGTAA
- a CDS encoding DUF72 domain-containing protein, giving the protein MDNRVMTTETLPLRLGLTMWSHSEWQSQFYGKGTKPAERLEKYTQVFHTVEGNTTFYATPSMSTVHNWKAASHDDFRFTFKLPKFITHQQQLRHCQAELKEFLMTMSPLHDRIGQWTIQLPHSFEPSMLPALQKFCTLFPKDMQLGVEVRHLGFFDKGDAEKRFNQWLVEEGINRIIMDSRPVFSAPPTTEAVIDAHQKKPRVPVHAIATANNPMIRFIGHPDQEPNIEFFKPWFSKIPTWLNEGKQPYLMIHTPDNNHAPELAMAIYELLQKQVSENTSLILPDLAQFPAQKGNHQISMF; this is encoded by the coding sequence ATGGATAATCGTGTAATGACAACAGAAACTTTACCTTTAAGACTTGGATTAACCATGTGGTCTCACTCTGAGTGGCAAAGTCAGTTCTATGGCAAGGGGACAAAGCCTGCGGAACGCCTAGAAAAATACACCCAAGTTTTTCATACCGTTGAAGGCAACACGACCTTTTACGCGACACCAAGTATGTCTACCGTTCATAATTGGAAAGCCGCCAGTCACGATGATTTCAGATTCACTTTTAAGCTACCCAAATTCATCACCCACCAGCAACAACTGAGACACTGCCAAGCCGAACTCAAAGAGTTCTTAATGACCATGTCACCCCTGCATGATCGCATTGGTCAATGGACGATTCAGCTACCGCACAGCTTTGAGCCGAGCATGCTCCCTGCCCTGCAAAAATTTTGCACGTTATTTCCAAAAGACATGCAGTTGGGTGTTGAAGTCCGCCACTTGGGTTTCTTTGACAAAGGTGATGCTGAAAAACGCTTTAATCAGTGGTTGGTTGAAGAAGGCATCAATCGCATTATTATGGATAGCCGCCCCGTTTTTTCCGCGCCGCCAACCACAGAGGCAGTGATCGATGCACATCAGAAAAAACCGCGTGTACCCGTTCATGCTATAGCGACTGCCAACAATCCGATGATTCGCTTTATTGGCCACCCCGACCAAGAGCCTAACATCGAGTTTTTTAAACCATGGTTTAGCAAAATTCCAACCTGGCTCAATGAAGGAAAACAACCGTATTTAATGATTCACACCCCAGACAATAACCATGCCCCTGAACTCGCGATGGCTATTTACGAACTATTGCAAAAGCAAGTGTCTGAAAATACGTCATTAATATTGCCCGATCTTGCTCAGTTTCCTGCTCAGAAAGGCAACCATCAAATCTCTATGTTTTAA
- the ruvC gene encoding crossover junction endodeoxyribonuclease RuvC, translating into MSIILGIDPGSRITGYGVIRQNGRHLYYLGSGCIRTSEKELPGRLKQIYAGVSEIITQFQPDVFAIEQVFMAKNADSALKLGQARGSAIVAAVNADLPVHEYAARLIKQAVTGNGGADKSMVQNMVMSMLKLPAKPQADAADALGVAITHANTNKTLIALAGKATGARKGRYR; encoded by the coding sequence ATGTCTATTATCTTAGGGATTGACCCTGGCTCACGCATTACCGGTTACGGTGTTATTCGTCAAAATGGCCGCCATCTATATTATTTGGGGAGTGGCTGTATTCGCACCTCAGAAAAAGAGCTACCAGGTCGACTCAAGCAGATCTATGCAGGTGTGAGCGAAATCATCACTCAGTTCCAACCGGATGTGTTTGCGATAGAGCAGGTCTTCATGGCGAAGAATGCGGATTCGGCACTTAAGCTTGGGCAAGCTCGTGGCAGTGCGATAGTAGCGGCTGTAAATGCGGATTTGCCTGTTCATGAATACGCGGCTCGTTTAATTAAGCAAGCGGTGACAGGTAATGGTGGTGCAGATAAGTCTATGGTCCAGAATATGGTGATGAGCATGCTTAAGCTGCCTGCCAAACCACAGGCCGATGCAGCCGATGCTCTGGGCGTAGCGATCACTCACGCTAACACCAACAAAACCTTGATTGCACTGGCGGGTAAGGCGACAGGCGCAAGAAAAGGGCGTTACCGTTAA
- the ruvA gene encoding Holliday junction branch migration protein RuvA → MIGRLRGTLIEKQPPELLIEVSGVGYEVQMPMSCFYELPNVGEEAIIYTHFVVREDAQLLYGFNTVKERALFREVIKANGVGPKLGLGILSGMTASQFVQSVEREDISTLVKLPGVGKKTAERLVVEMKDRLKGWGAGDLFTPATDAAPIDSMPTVHDAEEEAVSALLALGYKPTQASKVVSQVAKEGMTSEQLIRDALKSMV, encoded by the coding sequence GTGATCGGACGTCTACGCGGTACATTAATAGAAAAACAGCCACCAGAGTTATTAATTGAAGTGAGTGGCGTTGGCTATGAAGTTCAAATGCCAATGAGCTGTTTTTACGAATTACCAAACGTTGGCGAAGAGGCAATTATCTACACTCACTTTGTTGTTCGTGAAGATGCACAACTGCTTTACGGCTTCAACACAGTTAAAGAGCGTGCGCTGTTCCGTGAAGTCATTAAAGCGAATGGTGTTGGCCCTAAACTTGGCCTTGGCATCCTTTCAGGTATGACGGCGAGTCAGTTTGTTCAGAGTGTTGAGCGTGAAGATATTTCTACGCTAGTGAAGCTGCCGGGTGTCGGTAAGAAAACCGCAGAACGTCTGGTTGTTGAAATGAAAGACCGCCTGAAAGGGTGGGGCGCAGGTGATCTGTTTACGCCTGCAACGGATGCTGCACCGATTGACTCTATGCCAACCGTTCATGACGCTGAAGAAGAAGCGGTAAGCGCACTACTTGCATTAGGCTACAAGCCGACTCAAGCTTCTAAGGTTGTTTCTCAAGTGGCTAAAGAAGGTATGACGAGCGAACAACTGATTCGTGATGCCTTGAAGTCGATGGTTTAA
- the ruvB gene encoding Holliday junction branch migration DNA helicase RuvB, producing the protein MIEADRLIAPDNPVFKDEDVIDRAIRPKALADYQGQDHVRGQMEIFIKAAQLRNEALDHLLIFGPPGLGKTTLANIVANEMDVNIRTTSGPVLEKAGDLAALLTNLEENDVLFIDEIHRLSPVVEEVLYPAMEDYQLDIMIGEGPAARSIKIDLPPFTLIGATTRAGSLTSPLRDRFGITQRLEYYKVEDLQNIVQRSADCLGLSMESEGALEVARRARGTPRIANRLLRRVRDYAEVKGDGHICPEVADKALNMLDVDAKGFDYMDRKLLLAIMEKFGGGPVGIDNMAAAIGEERDTIEDVLEPYLIQQGYLQRTPRGRIATDRAYLHFGIDKPSNR; encoded by the coding sequence ATGATTGAAGCTGATCGCCTCATTGCTCCTGATAATCCGGTCTTTAAAGATGAAGATGTTATTGACCGTGCGATACGACCGAAAGCATTAGCCGACTATCAAGGTCAGGATCACGTCCGTGGCCAGATGGAAATTTTCATCAAAGCAGCTCAACTTCGTAATGAGGCGCTCGATCATCTGTTGATATTTGGTCCTCCTGGCTTGGGTAAAACCACCTTGGCGAACATCGTTGCCAATGAAATGGACGTTAACATTCGCACCACTTCAGGGCCTGTATTAGAGAAAGCAGGGGATTTGGCGGCATTGCTGACTAACCTTGAAGAAAATGATGTGCTGTTCATCGATGAGATCCACCGTTTAAGCCCTGTCGTTGAAGAGGTGTTGTATCCAGCGATGGAAGATTACCAACTGGACATCATGATTGGTGAAGGCCCTGCGGCGCGCTCAATCAAGATCGACCTTCCACCTTTCACTTTGATTGGCGCGACGACTCGTGCTGGCTCTCTGACGTCTCCGCTGCGTGACCGTTTTGGTATTACCCAGCGTCTTGAATACTACAAAGTTGAAGACCTGCAAAACATCGTTCAGCGCAGTGCCGATTGCTTAGGTTTATCTATGGAGTCTGAAGGCGCATTGGAAGTTGCTCGTCGTGCTCGTGGTACACCTCGTATTGCAAACCGTTTATTGCGCCGTGTACGCGACTATGCGGAAGTGAAAGGGGATGGCCATATTTGTCCAGAGGTTGCTGATAAAGCGCTTAACATGTTGGATGTCGATGCTAAAGGTTTCGACTACATGGATAGAAAGCTTTTACTCGCAATTATGGAGAAGTTTGGTGGTGGTCCAGTGGGTATCGACAACATGGCTGCCGCGATTGGTGAAGAGAGAGACACCATTGAAGATGTGTTAGAGCCTTACTTGATACAGCAAGGTTATCTACAAAGAACGCCAAGAGGCCGAATCGCGACCGACAGAGCGTATTTACACTTTGGAATAGATAAACCCTCCAATCGTTAA
- the aspS gene encoding aspartate--tRNA ligase, whose product MRTHYCGNLNKSLAGQTVELCGWVNRRRDLGGLIFIDMRDREGIVQVVVDPDMKDIFPIANQLRNEFCIKFTGEVRVRPDSQVNKDMATGEVELYATGLEIINRSEALPLDFNQTNSEEQRLKYRYIDLRRPEMSDRIKLRARASSFVRRFLDENLFLDIETPVLTKATPEGARDYLVPSRVHKGSFYALPQSPQLFKQLLMMSGFDRYYQIVKCFRDEDLRADRQPEFTQIDIETSFMSSQEVRNITEKLVHDMWKELLDVELGQFPVMPFSEAIRRFGSDKPDLRNPLELVDVADLVKDVEFKVFSGPANDEKGRVAVIRVPGGAKLTRKQIDGYAEHVNIYGAKGLAWMKVNDRAAGMEGIQSPVAKFLSEDVINGILDRTQAESGDIILFGADKAGIVAEAMGALRLKLGTDLELTDTSAWAPLWVVDFPMFEEDGEGNLHAMHHPFTSPLGVNAEELKANPAAANSDAYDMVINGYEVGGGSVRIHNAEMQTAVFGILGIEAQEQQEKFGFLLDALQYGTPPHAGLAFGLDRLAMLLCGTENIRDVIAFPKTTAAACLLTDAPSLANPASLEELAIAVKLAKKED is encoded by the coding sequence ATGCGTACCCATTACTGTGGTAACCTGAACAAGTCCCTGGCGGGACAAACTGTAGAATTGTGCGGCTGGGTAAACCGTCGCCGTGATTTAGGCGGTCTTATCTTTATTGATATGCGTGATCGTGAAGGCATCGTTCAGGTTGTTGTCGATCCAGATATGAAAGATATCTTCCCGATCGCTAACCAACTGCGTAATGAATTCTGTATCAAGTTTACTGGTGAAGTACGTGTTCGTCCTGACAGCCAAGTAAATAAAGACATGGCTACTGGTGAAGTAGAGCTTTACGCGACTGGTCTAGAGATCATCAACCGTTCAGAAGCGCTTCCACTAGACTTCAACCAAACGAACTCTGAAGAGCAGCGTCTTAAGTACCGTTACATCGATCTTCGTCGTCCAGAAATGAGCGACCGTATCAAGCTTCGTGCACGTGCTTCTAGCTTCGTTCGTCGTTTCCTTGATGAGAACCTGTTCCTAGACATCGAAACGCCAGTACTAACTAAAGCGACGCCTGAAGGTGCTCGTGACTACCTAGTACCAAGCCGTGTTCACAAAGGCAGCTTCTACGCGCTTCCTCAATCTCCTCAGCTGTTCAAGCAACTGCTGATGATGTCTGGTTTTGACCGTTACTACCAAATCGTTAAATGTTTCCGTGACGAAGATTTACGTGCTGACCGTCAGCCTGAATTTACTCAGATCGATATCGAAACATCGTTCATGTCTTCTCAAGAAGTACGTAACATCACTGAAAAGCTAGTTCACGATATGTGGAAAGAGCTTCTAGATGTTGAACTAGGTCAATTCCCAGTAATGCCTTTCTCTGAAGCGATTCGTCGTTTCGGTTCTGATAAGCCAGATCTACGTAACCCACTAGAGCTAGTGGACGTTGCTGACTTAGTGAAAGACGTTGAGTTCAAAGTATTCTCTGGTCCTGCTAACGACGAAAAAGGTCGCGTAGCGGTTATCCGTGTACCAGGTGGTGCTAAGCTAACTCGTAAGCAAATCGACGGTTACGCAGAACACGTAAACATCTACGGCGCGAAAGGCCTAGCTTGGATGAAGGTTAACGACCGTGCTGCAGGCATGGAAGGTATTCAATCTCCAGTTGCTAAATTCCTAAGCGAAGACGTAATCAACGGTATTCTAGATCGCACTCAAGCTGAATCTGGCGATATCATTCTGTTCGGCGCAGACAAAGCGGGTATCGTTGCTGAAGCAATGGGCGCACTTCGTCTTAAACTAGGTACAGACCTAGAGCTAACAGACACATCTGCATGGGCTCCACTGTGGGTTGTTGACTTCCCAATGTTCGAAGAAGACGGCGAAGGTAACCTACACGCAATGCACCACCCATTCACATCGCCACTAGGTGTGAACGCGGAAGAGCTAAAAGCGAACCCAGCAGCTGCAAACTCTGATGCATACGACATGGTAATCAACGGCTACGAAGTAGGCGGCGGTTCTGTACGTATTCACAACGCAGAAATGCAAACGGCTGTATTCGGTATCCTAGGTATCGAAGCACAAGAGCAACAAGAGAAGTTCGGCTTCCTACTAGATGCTCTTCAATACGGTACTCCACCACACGCTGGTCTAGCATTCGGTCTTGACCGTTTAGCAATGCTACTTTGTGGTACAGAGAACATCCGTGACGTTATCGCATTCCCGAAAACAACAGCTGCAGCATGTCTACTAACAGACGCGCCAAGCCTAGCTAACCCAGCATCACTGGAAGAGCTAGCAATCGCAGTTAAACTAGCGAAGAAAGAAGACTAA